A window of the Helianthus annuus cultivar XRQ/B chromosome 4, HanXRQr2.0-SUNRISE, whole genome shotgun sequence genome harbors these coding sequences:
- the LOC110913294 gene encoding uncharacterized protein LOC110913294: MANPRNPSFLLLLIFLLDRFGLDIEVLSILLSKFLPILIVFYVACSVISSVMASKPPDSFDNPINPRINRDSGLEDLGFQSFSERLHGDVFIRQPANSQNPSLGKGLFEGRPINIEGNRVLPRRGVGQQASSGQKPINIIDELEKITEPVVLEKYDVEAGNSGSGNGMKGQTYAEKLATVKPVQKINFRFLENNKADEDVDADVTIPITSVKQVQDRFTNVLFGYFLGKRLAFPVVEYFVSQRWGKYGMQKCMMNGKGFFFFKFKSKDGMEQVLQDGPWLIRNIPLFLKQWSPNTELKKEELKKVPVWVKMHDVPLAAYTEDGLSLIASKVGTPKMLDNETTKMCLDSWGRSGYARAIVELDADKDLIENVTVAIPNVEEGGYLKSSIHLEYEWKPPQCKTCKVFGHGMHECPLQPADDKGPNTKDKVDDQGFKSGNNRKKNKNQQFNVKEKQRLIYRPKNMNSANSGVPKDTNASKPSFSEGTIGSKGPSIRTSNTFDALNNMDDEYGAEMDEVQAHLLKRLLMDSIAAWNVRGLNHPLKQKEVQKFVKGNNLQVIAILESHVQVENLDGVCKKVFRNWDWTSNGRLCNKGTRIILGWNVDNVDVLVVHATNQVIHVQVYFKSDKTMINVSFVYASNSDQERKQLWDSMRMHKRVVQSSPWIIMGDFNVALNLDDKCMGSSDVNAAMREFNECVNYVEVFDVRAHGMHYTWNQRPKKGIGIRKKLDRIMANVSFVDKFVDAYAMFLPNGISDHCPGLLKIQMAKQNKPKPLKFTNLLTHKSEFLDVVASGWNMEVLGVPMFRVVKKLKGLKHPLRVLLRKQGNLHKKVADLKSELENLQGRLDADPFNVDLKEAESVCVMKYKEATIDEERFLKQKAKQKWLEAGDSNTAFFHNVVKCRNHINKINFIKDTAGNSYDGDEVSMALVNHFRDFLGAEGGMATRVNQDCFSVTLNPIVAESMCRPIVTEEVKAAIFSINENKAPGPDGFTSEFFRKSWSIVGGDVTAAIIDFFQSGRLLQEINHTFLALIPKVSTPGIVTDYRPISCCNVIYKGISKIITNRILEGLKDLISENQSAFVPGRRISDNIMLTQELMYNYHRQRGPPRCAMKVDIQKAYDTVDWRFLRDVLHGFGFRPRFISWIMECITSTSFSVSVNGNVYGYFKGKRGLRQGDPMSPYLFTMVMEVLTMILNKNAQLDPSFRFHTKCEKQMIINMCFADDLILFARGDVASVKLIMRSLKQFEECSGLVPSNAKSTIFFCNVPDSTKTRIAEVVPFEEGKLPIKYLGVPLIASRLLRKDCKVLVERVDKRINDWKNRFLSFAGKLQLVVSVLSSIHVYWASVFILPVSIIKQLENKMKEFLWGNGSGSKGRAKVAWKEVCLPKMEGGLGIRRISDVNKSLMAYHIYSILSGRKSLWTTWIELYRLRGRSIWDIPVQVNSPWGWKRLMKCKDIFREHLWTKIGNGHSTSLWFDKWTSECPLQYIVTPRQMARYGFNIKSKVVEAISDGQWLWPEAWRSVYPILFQLQPLNLADTKDRVLWMNSDNKLVPFSSREVWDSIRWRDQQTSWAKVVWSAFNIPKHAFLCWLIYKKKLWTQDRILRWNHTVTGSMNLMCCLLCYSGLENHEHLFFECPYSKMVWRKVRKKTRMDTVRETWDDITSKLVAAANSRSVYAVASRLVVAASAYAIWRERNSKLFKNKLRPPEQLADDIIDTVRLKLTSFKYKRNVNVKRFLEEWMMDKEEFLDEE; the protein is encoded by the exons ATGGCGAATCCTAGAAACCCTAGCTTCTTGCTCCTTCTGATCTTCCTTCTTGATCGATTTGGGTTAGATATTGAGGTTTTAtcgatccttctgagtaag TTCTTGCCTATTTTGATCGTTTTTTACGTTGCATGTTCTGTCATCTCAAGTGTTATGGCATCCAAACCTCCGGATAGTTTTGATAATCCGATAAACCCTAGAATAAATCGAGATAGTGGCTTGGAGGATTTAGGGTTTCAATCTTTTTCTGAAAGATTGCATGGGGATGTATTTATACGGCAGCCGGCTAATAGTCAAAACCCTAGTCTTGGCAAGGGTTTGTTTGAGGGGAGGCCGATAAATATAGAGGGCAATCGGGTGTTGCCTAGAAGAGGTGTTGGTCAGCAGGCATCTTCTGGTCAGAAACCGATTAACATAATCGATGAACTAGAAAAAATTACTGAGCCAGTCGTTCTTGAGAAATATGATGTGGAGGCAGGTAATTCGGGTAGTGGCAATGGCATGAAAGGGCAGACTTATGCGGAGAAGCTGGCAACGGTCAAACCAGTTCAAAAGATTAACTTCAGATTCCTGGAAAATAACAAAGCCGATGAGGATGTTGACGCTGATGTTACGATCCCAATCACCTCGGTTAaacaggttcaagatcgttttACTAATGTGCTTTTTGGTTATTTTCTGGGGAAAAGACTAGCGTTCCCGGTTGTGGAATATTTTGTTAGCCAAAGATGGGGGAAATATGGTATGCAAAAGTGTATGATGAATGGAAAAggctttttcttttttaaattcaAGTCTAAGGATGGTATGGAGCAAGTTTTGCAAGATGGTCCATGGCTTATCAGGAACATCCCGCTATTTTTGAAACAATGGTCTCCGAATACGGAATTGAAGAAAGAAGAGCTAAAAAAGGTTCCAGTTTGGGTTAAAATGCATGATGTTCCATTGGCGGCTTATACTGAGGATGGTCTAAGTCTGATTGCTTCGAAGGTGGGAACTCCTAAAATGTTGGATAATGAGACAACTAAAATGTGTTTAGACTCGTGGGGCAGAAGTGGATACGCTAGAGCGATAGTTGAACTGGATGCGGATAAGGATTTGATAGAAAACGTTACTGTAGCAATTCCAAATGTAGAAGAGGGTGGGTACCTCAAGAGTAGCATCCATTTGGAGTATGAATGGAAACCACCACAGTGTAAAACTTGCAAGGTGTTTGGCCATGGAATGCATGAATGTCCTTTACAACCTGCCGATGATAAGGGTCCGAATACTAAAGATAAGGTGGATGACCAGGGATTTAAAAGTGGTAACAACAGGAAGAAAAATAAGAACCAGCAGTTTAATGTGAAGGAAAAACAACGACTTATCTACCGACCAAAGAACATGAACTCAGCAAACTCGGGGGTACCTAAAGACACGAATGCTTCAAAACCGAGTTTCTCAGAAGGTACGATTGGTTCTAAGGGTCCGAGTATTCGAACTTCTAACACTTTTGATGCGTTAAATAATATGGATGATGAATACGGAGCTGAGATGGATGAG GTGCAAGCACACCTGCTCAAGAGGTTATTAATGGATAGTATAGCAGCTTGGAATGTTAGGGGTTTGAACCATCCCCTTAAACAAAAAGAGGTTCAGAAGTTTGTAAAGGGTAATAACTTACAAGTGATTGCTATTCTGGAGTCGCATGTTCAGGTGGAGAATCTTGATGGGGTGTGTAAGAAGGTGTTTCGGAATTGGGATTGGACATCAAATGGTAGATTGTGTAACAAAGGTACGCGAATTATTCTAGGATGGAATGTGGATAATGTGGACGTATTGGTGGTGCACGCTACAAACCAAGTCATTCATGTTCAAGTCTATTTTAAAAGTGATAAAACTATGATAAATGTGTCTTTTGTTTACGCTAGTAACAGTGATCAGGAGAGGAAACAGCTTTGGGATTCGATGAGAATGCACAAGAGAGTAGTTCAGTCTAGTCCGTGGATCATCATGGGGGACTTTAACGTGGCCCTTAATCTGGATGATAAGTGCATGGGATCGTCGGATGTAAATGCAGCTATGAGAGAGTTCAATGAATGTGTGAACTACGTTGAGGTGTTTGACGTTAGAGCTCATGGGATGCACTACACGTGGAATCAACGGCCAAAAAAAGGTATTGGAATTCGAAAGAAGTTAGACCGAATCATGGCAAATGTGAGTTTTGTTGATAAGTTTGTGGATGCATATGCCATGTTCCTTCCGAATGGTATTTCGGATCATTGTCCGGGGTTGTTGAAAATTCAAATGGCCAAACAGAATAAGCCAAAGCCGCTCAAGTTTACTAATCTCTTGACACATAAAAGCGAGTTTTTGGATGTGGTAGCAAGTGGCTGGAATATGGAGGTTCTTGGGGTTCCAATGTTTCGTGTTGTCAAGAAATTAAAAGGGCTCAAACATCCGTTACGAGTTTTACTGAGGAAACAAGGTAATTTGCACAAAAAAGTAGCTGATTTAAAGTCAGAATTGGAAAATTTGCAAGGTAGGTTGGATGCGGATCCATTCAATGTGGATCTTAAAGAAGCTGAATCAGTGTGTGTAATGAAATACAAGGAGGCTACGATAGATGAGGAGAGATTTTTGAAACAAAAAGCTAAGCAAAAGTGGCTTGAAGCTGGGGACTCAAATACCGCTTTTTTCCATAACGTAGTGAAATGTCGCAACCATATCAATAAGATTAATTTCATAAAAGATACGGCTGGAAATAGTTATGATGGGGACGAGGTTTCTATGGCATTGGTTAATCATTTCCGAGATTTTTTGGGCGCAGAAGGGGGTATGGCTACCCGAGTAAATCAGGATTGCTTCTCGGTCACTTTGAATCCTATCGTGGCAGAATCCATGTGTAGACCAATTGTTACAGAAGAAGTGAAAGCTGCTATTTTTTCTATCAACGAGAACAAGGCTCCGGGCCCCGATGGTTTTACGTCGGAATTCTTTAGAAAATCTTGGTCGATTGTTGGAGGTGATGTTACGGCTGCTATCATTGATTTCTTTCAATCTGGTAGGTTGCTTCAGGAGATCAATCACACGTTTTTAGCTCTAATTCCAAAAGTCTCTACTCCCGGAATAGTTACTGACTATAGACCTATCTCGTGCTGCAATGTGATTTATAAAGGAATTAGCAAGATTATTACGAATAGAATTCTTGAAGGCTTAAAGGATCTTATAAGTGAAAATCAGTCAGCTTTTGTTCCAGGTAGGAGGATTTCAGACAATATAATGTTGACCCAAGAGCTTATGTATAATTATCATCGGCAAAGGGGTCCCCCGAGATGTGCTATGAAAGTTGATATTCAGAAAGCGTACGACACTGTGGATTGGAgatttttacgagatgttttgcATGGGTTTGGTTTTCGGCCAAGGTTTATATCGTGGATTATGGAGTGTATTACTTCAACGTCTTTCTCCGTGAGTGTAAACGGTAATGTTTATGGATACTTCAAAGGCAAACGAGGCTTACGACAAGGAGATCCTATGTCTCCGTACCTGTTTACAATGGTTATGGAAGTCCTAACGATGATATTAAACAAAAATGCTCAGCTTGACCCGTCGTTTCGGTTCCACACCAAATGTGAGAAACAAATGATAATTAACATGTGTTTTGCAGATGATCTCATTTTATTTGCTAGAGGGGATGTCGCCTCGGTAAAGCTTATTATGCGTTCCTTGAAGCAGTTTGAAGAGTGCTCGGGTCTTGTGCCTAGTAATGCGAAAAGTACCATATTTTTTTGCAATGTGCCAGATTCGACCAAGACTAGAATAGCTGAAGTGGTTCCTTTTGAGGAGGGGAAACTTCCTATTAAATACTTGGGTGTGCCTTTGATTGCGTCACGTTTGTTACGAAAGGATTGCAAAGTTTTGGTGGAGCGTGTGGATAAACGAATCAATGACTGGAAGAACCGTTTTCTTTCGTTTGCTGGTAAGCTTCAACTGGTGGTTTCTGTGCTTTCTTCGATACATGTATATTGGGCGTCGGTCTTTATTCTGCCAGTTAGTATTATAAAACAGTTGGAGAACAAAATGAAAGAGTTTTTATGGGGTAATGGTTCGGGTTCAAAGGGTAGAGCTAAAGTGGCATGGAAGGAGGTGTGTCTTCCAAAGATGGAAGGTGGGTTGGGCATAAGGCGGATATCGGATGTCAATAAATCTCTGATGGCGTATCATATTTACAGCATTCTTTCGGGTAGGAAGTCGTTGTGGACTACCTGGATAGAGTTGTATAGGCTGCGCGGCCGGAGTATATGGGACATACCGGTTCAAGTTAATTCTCCTTGGGGCTGGAAACGTCTTATGAAATGTAAAGATATTTTTCGTGAGCATTTATGGACGAAGATTGGTAATGGTCATAGCACATCGCTTTGGTTTGATAAATGGACGTCCGAGTGCCCGTTGCAATATATAGTGACTCCTCGTCAGATGGCTCGATATGGTTTTAATATCAAATCTAAAGTGGTTGAGGCGATTAGTGACGGCCAGTGGCTTTGGCCGGAAGCTTGGAGAAGCGTCTACCCGATCCTATTTCAGCTCCAACCTCTTAACTTGGCGGATACAAAGGATAGAGTTTTATGGATGAATTCGGATAACAAGCTGGTTCCGTTCTCATCTAGGGAGGTTTGGGATTCTATTCGATGGCGTGATCAGCAAACATCATGGGCGAAGGTTGTTTGGTCCGCTTTCAATATTCCAAAACATGCGTTCCTTTGCTGGCTTATTTACAAGAAGAAGCTATGGACACAAGACCGGATTCTTCGTTGGAACCATACGGTAACAGGTTCGATGAATCTCAtgtgctgtttattatgttattCAGGGTTAGAGAACCATGAGCACCTTTTCTTTGAGTGCCCTTACTCGAAGATGGTATGGCGTAAAGTGAGGAAAAAAACCCGAATGGATACGGTTCGAGAAAcatgggatgacatcacttcGAAGCTTGTAGCTGCGGCAAACTCGAGATCGGTTTATGCTGTGGCTAGTAGATTAGTGGTGGCAGCTTCAGCTTATGCTATTTGGAGGGAAAGAAACTCGAAACTCTTCAAAAACAAGCTGAGACCCCCGGAGCAACTTGCTGATGATATTATCGACACTGTCAGATTAAAGTtaacttctttcaaatacaagcGGAATGTGAATGTCAAGCGGTTCTTGGAAGAATGGATGATGGATAAGGAAGAATTCTTGGATGAAGAGTGA